The proteins below are encoded in one region of Clostridium estertheticum:
- the sigH gene encoding RNA polymerase sporulation sigma factor SigH: MEKIIKASVNTSSFEERLDEEVVIEAQISNVRAQEYLINKYKNFVKAKAKSYFLIGADKEDIYQEGMIGLYKAIRDFKADRLSSFRAFAEICVTRQIITAIKTATRQKHIPLNTYISLNKPIYDEESDRTLLDVLSGAKITDPEELVISREEVISIQNEIGEVLSELEMEVLMSYLDGKSYQEIACDLDRHAKSIDNALQRVKRKLEKCLSKR, translated from the coding sequence TTGGAAAAAATCATTAAAGCTAGTGTGAACACTTCAAGCTTTGAAGAAAGATTGGATGAGGAAGTTGTTATTGAAGCACAAATTAGCAATGTTCGTGCACAAGAATATTTAATTAATAAATATAAAAATTTTGTTAAGGCAAAGGCTAAGTCTTATTTTTTGATTGGTGCCGATAAAGAAGATATTTACCAGGAAGGAATGATAGGTCTCTATAAGGCTATTAGAGATTTTAAGGCAGATAGATTATCTTCTTTTAGGGCTTTTGCAGAAATTTGTGTTACTAGGCAGATAATTACAGCAATAAAAACAGCCACTCGTCAAAAACACATTCCCCTTAATACATATATATCATTAAATAAGCCAATATATGACGAGGAATCAGACAGAACATTATTGGATGTGTTATCAGGTGCTAAAATTACTGACCCGGAAGAATTGGTTATAAGTCGTGAGGAAGTAATAAGTATTCAAAATGAAATTGGCGAAGTCTTATCGGAACTCGAGATGGAAGTGCTTATGTCATACCTAGATGGTAAATCTTATCAAGAAATTGCTTGTGATTTAGACAGGCATGCAAAGTCCATTGATAATGCTTTGCAAAGAGTTAAAAGAAAATTAGAAAAATGTCTAAGTAAAAGGTAA
- the tuf gene encoding elongation factor Tu produces the protein MAKAKFERTKPHVNIGTIGHVDHGKTTLTAAITAVLATKGLAEVSRFDQIDKAPEERERGITINTSHVEYETENRHYAHVDCPGHADYVKNMITGAAQMDGAILVVSAADGPMPQTREHILLASRVGVGYIVVFLNKADMVDDPELLELVEMEVRELLSEYDFPGDDIPIVTGSALKALENPTDPEASKCILELMEAVDSYIPTPERATDKAFLMPVEDVFTITGRGTVATGRVETGILKVGEEVEIVGLSEDKRKVVCTGVEMFRKLLDQAMAGDNIGALLRGVQRADIQRGQVLAKPGSIHPHAKFVGQVYVLKKEEGGRHTPFFDGYRPQFYFRTTDVTGSIKLPDGMEMVMPGDHIDMNVELITQVAMDEGLRFAIREGGRTVGSGVVTSIVK, from the coding sequence ATGGCAAAGGCAAAGTTTGAAAGAACCAAACCACATGTAAATATAGGAACAATAGGGCACGTAGATCACGGCAAGACAACATTAACAGCTGCAATAACTGCTGTACTTGCAACTAAAGGATTAGCAGAAGTATCAAGATTCGACCAAATTGATAAAGCACCAGAGGAAAGAGAAAGAGGAATAACAATTAATACATCACATGTTGAATATGAAACAGAAAATAGACATTATGCACATGTTGATTGCCCAGGACATGCAGATTATGTAAAGAACATGATTACAGGAGCAGCACAAATGGATGGAGCAATCCTAGTTGTTAGTGCAGCAGATGGTCCAATGCCTCAAACAAGAGAACATATATTACTTGCAAGCAGAGTTGGAGTAGGTTATATAGTAGTATTCTTAAACAAAGCAGATATGGTAGATGATCCAGAATTATTAGAACTTGTTGAAATGGAAGTAAGAGAACTATTAAGTGAGTATGACTTCCCAGGTGATGATATTCCAATTGTAACAGGATCAGCATTAAAAGCATTAGAAAATCCAACAGATCCAGAAGCATCAAAATGCATATTAGAATTAATGGAAGCTGTAGATAGTTACATTCCAACACCTGAAAGAGCTACAGATAAAGCATTCTTAATGCCAGTAGAAGATGTATTCACAATCACAGGTAGAGGAACAGTTGCTACAGGAAGAGTTGAAACTGGGATACTTAAGGTTGGAGAAGAAGTAGAAATAGTTGGACTTAGCGAAGATAAAAGAAAAGTTGTATGTACAGGAGTTGAAATGTTCAGAAAACTTCTAGATCAAGCAATGGCTGGAGACAACATTGGAGCATTATTAAGAGGAGTTCAAAGAGCTGACATTCAAAGAGGTCAAGTACTTGCAAAACCAGGTTCAATACATCCACATGCAAAATTTGTAGGGCAAGTATATGTACTTAAAAAAGAAGAAGGCGGAAGACATACACCATTCTTCGACGGATACAGACCACAATTTTATTTTAGAACAACAGATGTAACAGGATCAATAAAATTACCAGACGGAATGGAAATGGTAATGCCAGGAGATCACATAGACATGAATGTAGAATTAATCACTCAAGTAGCAATGGATGAGGGATTAAGATTTGCAATCAGAGAAGGTGGAAGAACAGTAGGTTCTGGAGTTGTTACTTCAATAGTTAAATAG
- the rpmG gene encoding 50S ribosomal protein L33, with the protein MRVKVTLACNDCKQRNYNTMKNKKNNPDRIEMKKYCKFCHKHTLHKETK; encoded by the coding sequence GTGAGAGTAAAAGTAACTCTAGCTTGTAATGATTGCAAACAGAGAAATTACAATACAATGAAAAACAAAAAAAATAATCCAGACAGAATAGAAATGAAGAAATACTGTAAGTTCTGCCACAAACATACACTTCATAAAGAAACAAAATAA
- the secE gene encoding preprotein translocase subunit SecE has product MAVTGNVKLKEKPNKRGIVNFFKELKAETKRITWPSKQDVKKATFAVASFTLLFVVFVGLLDYGFNNLYMLIFK; this is encoded by the coding sequence ATGGCTGTTACTGGGAATGTTAAATTAAAAGAAAAACCAAACAAAAGAGGCATAGTAAATTTTTTCAAGGAACTTAAGGCAGAAACGAAAAGAATAACTTGGCCTTCAAAACAAGATGTTAAAAAAGCAACTTTTGCAGTGGCAAGTTTTACTTTACTTTTTGTAGTATTTGTAGGTTTGTTGGATTATGGGTTTAATAACCTCTATATGCTAATCTTTAAATAA
- the nusG gene encoding transcription termination/antitermination protein NusG, which yields MADKAKWYVVHTYSGYENKVKVNLEKAIENRNLEEYVHDIQVPMEEVVEVKDGKQKITLKKVFPGYVMVKMLMTDESWYIVRNTRGVTGFVGPGSKPVALTEDEVRTMGIAEKTIVSDYEVGESIQVTFGPLEGFVALIQEIHLEKQKIKALINMFGRETPVELEFNQIQKLD from the coding sequence ATGGCAGATAAAGCTAAATGGTACGTTGTACATACATATTCTGGTTATGAAAATAAAGTTAAAGTTAACCTAGAAAAAGCGATCGAAAATAGAAACCTTGAAGAATATGTACATGATATTCAAGTTCCTATGGAAGAAGTAGTTGAAGTAAAGGATGGAAAACAAAAAATAACTTTAAAAAAAGTATTTCCAGGTTATGTGATGGTGAAAATGCTTATGACAGATGAATCTTGGTACATAGTTAGAAACACAAGAGGAGTAACAGGGTTCGTAGGGCCGGGTTCTAAGCCAGTAGCTCTTACTGAGGATGAAGTTAGAACTATGGGGATTGCAGAAAAAACTATAGTTTCTGATTACGAAGTAGGCGAGAGCATACAGGTAACATTCGGACCATTAGAAGGATTTGTTGCTCTAATACAAGAAATTCATTTGGAGAAGCAAAAAATCAAAGCACTTATAAATATGTTTGGCAGGGAAACCCCTGTTGAGCTAGAATTTAATCAGATACAAAAATTAGACTAA
- the rplK gene encoding 50S ribosomal protein L11 yields MAKKITGMIKLQLPAGKATPAPPVGPALGQHGVNIMGFCKEFNAKTADQAGMIIPVVITVYQDRSFSFILKTPPAAILLKKAVGLESGSGVPNKTKIATVSKAKVREIAELKMPDLNAASIESAMSMIAGTARSMGIVVEE; encoded by the coding sequence ATGGCTAAGAAAATAACAGGGATGATAAAACTTCAACTTCCAGCAGGGAAAGCTACTCCGGCACCACCAGTTGGACCAGCACTTGGACAACACGGTGTTAATATCATGGGATTTTGTAAAGAATTCAATGCGAAAACTGCTGATCAAGCAGGCATGATAATACCAGTAGTTATAACAGTATATCAAGATAGATCTTTTAGTTTTATACTAAAGACTCCACCAGCAGCTATATTATTAAAGAAAGCAGTTGGTTTAGAAAGCGGTTCTGGTGTTCCAAACAAAACCAAAATTGCTACAGTTTCTAAAGCTAAAGTAAGAGAAATAGCAGAACTCAAGATGCCAGATTTAAATGCAGCATCAATTGAATCTGCTATGAGTATGATAGCTGGAACAGCAAGAAGTATGGGAATAGTTGTAGAAGAATAA
- the rplA gene encoding 50S ribosomal protein L1 has product MGKNYKESAKLIDKTALYTPKETMDLVVKTSKAKFDETIELAISLGVDPRHADQQVRGAVVLPYGTGKSVKVLVFAKGDKAKEAELAGADFVGTDELVDKIQKENWFGFDIVVATPDMMGVVGKLGRVLGPKGLMPNPKSGTVTFDVTRAINEIKAGKVEYRVDKTSIIHVAIGKKSFGAEKLIANFHALMEAVVKAKPSAAKGQYLKSVSVSSTMGPGIKVNQAKVLD; this is encoded by the coding sequence ATGGGAAAAAATTACAAAGAAAGCGCTAAACTTATAGATAAAACTGCTTTATATACACCAAAAGAAACTATGGACCTTGTAGTAAAAACATCTAAGGCTAAATTCGATGAAACAATAGAGCTTGCTATAAGTCTTGGTGTTGATCCAAGACATGCAGATCAACAAGTTAGAGGTGCAGTAGTACTTCCTTATGGAACAGGCAAAAGTGTTAAAGTCCTAGTTTTTGCTAAAGGTGATAAAGCTAAAGAAGCAGAACTTGCAGGAGCAGATTTTGTTGGAACTGATGAATTAGTTGATAAAATTCAAAAGGAAAATTGGTTTGGATTTGATATAGTTGTTGCTACTCCAGATATGATGGGTGTTGTTGGTAAATTAGGTAGAGTGCTAGGACCTAAGGGTTTAATGCCAAATCCAAAATCAGGAACAGTTACATTTGATGTTACTAGAGCAATAAATGAAATCAAAGCTGGTAAAGTTGAGTATAGAGTTGATAAAACTTCTATAATTCATGTAGCCATTGGAAAAAAATCTTTTGGAGCTGAAAAATTAATTGCTAACTTTCATGCATTAATGGAAGCAGTAGTTAAAGCTAAACCATCAGCAGCTAAAGGACAATATTTAAAATCAGTATCAGTTTCAAGTACTATGGGACCTGGAATAAAAGTAAATCAGGCTAAAGTGTTAGATTAG
- the rplJ gene encoding 50S ribosomal protein L10 — MLSNNRQVKEVKVAEIKEKLAKAKGVVLSQYQGLNVEEDTELRKNLREVGVEYKVYKNTLVILAAKELGIEGIDTYLQGSISLAFGYEDATVAARVLKEFAKTHKKLELKAALIEGKIFDSAEVNALASIPSRDVLIAKLLGSFKAPLSNLAYLLNSIKEQKESAQ, encoded by the coding sequence GTGTTAAGCAATAATAGACAAGTAAAAGAAGTAAAAGTGGCAGAAATAAAAGAAAAATTAGCAAAAGCTAAAGGTGTAGTACTTAGTCAGTATCAAGGTCTTAATGTAGAAGAAGATACAGAGTTAAGAAAAAACCTTAGAGAAGTTGGGGTAGAATATAAAGTATATAAAAACACTTTAGTTATTCTAGCGGCTAAGGAATTAGGAATTGAAGGTATAGATACTTACCTACAAGGATCTATTTCATTAGCATTTGGATATGAAGATGCAACTGTTGCAGCTAGAGTTTTAAAGGAGTTTGCAAAAACTCATAAGAAATTAGAGCTTAAAGCAGCTTTAATCGAAGGTAAAATATTTGACAGCGCAGAAGTTAACGCACTTGCATCAATACCATCAAGAGATGTTCTTATTGCAAAATTACTTGGAAGCTTCAAGGCTCCATTATCAAATCTTGCATACCTATTGAACTCAATTAAAGAGCAAAAGGAATCAGCACAATAA
- the rplL gene encoding 50S ribosomal protein L7/L12: protein MTREDIIQAIKDMSVLELNELVKTCEEEFGVSASAPVAAAGAATAVAEEKTEFDVILKAVGPNKIKVIKVVRELTGLGLKEAKDIVDGAPKTIKEAVSKDDAAAMKAKLEEVGGEAEVK, encoded by the coding sequence ATGACAAGAGAAGATATTATTCAAGCTATAAAAGATATGAGTGTTTTAGAATTAAATGAACTAGTAAAAACTTGCGAAGAGGAATTTGGCGTAAGTGCTTCAGCACCAGTTGCTGCTGCAGGAGCTGCTACAGCTGTCGCTGAAGAAAAAACTGAATTTGACGTAATTTTAAAAGCTGTAGGACCTAACAAAATTAAAGTTATTAAAGTTGTTAGAGAATTAACTGGACTAGGACTCAAAGAAGCTAAAGATATAGTTGATGGAGCTCCAAAAACTATAAAAGAAGCTGTAAGTAAAGATGATGCTGCTGCAATGAAAGCTAAACTTGAAGAAGTTGGCGGCGAAGCAGAAGTAAAATAA
- a CDS encoding DNA-directed RNA polymerase subunit beta, which yields MVHPVQLGKRTRMSFSKIAEVTDMPNLIEIQLDSYDWFLKEGLQEVFDDINPIQDYTGNLVLEFVGYKLDIENIKYTEEQCKERDTTYAAPLKVKVRLRNNETGEIKEQEVFMGDFPLMTPQGTFVINGAERVIVSQLVRSPGVYYNYSVDKTGKKLYSATVIPNRGAWLEYETDSNDIVYIRIDKTRKLPISILARAMMDNGSDLDLHQLLGEEERLKATIEKDNTKTREEALIEIYKRLRPGEPPTVDSAVSLIDSLFFDAKRYDLSRVGRYKFNKKLSINHRIANQIAAENIVNPTTGEVIVEKDQKIDRETALEIQNLGINVVDLQVEDKVIRVIGNNFVNLNKVVNFDISDLNIREMVHYPTLKEILDNYSDEDEIKEQIKANKTRLIPKHIIKDDMYATVSYELGLTYDIGYIDDIDHLGNRRIRSVGELLQNQFRIGLSRMERVVKERMTIQDQEGITPQALINIRPVAAAIKEFFGSSQLSQFMDQTNPLSELTNKRRLSALGPGGLSRERAGFEVRDVHYSHYGRMCPIETPEGPNIGLINSLASYAKVNEYGFIETPYRLIDKKTSIVTDKIVYMTADEEDSYLVAQASEPISEDGTFVDDKVTVRKTTEIMIVPKNEVDLMDISPRQIVSVATAMIPFLENDDASRALMGSNMQRQAVPLLKSQSPIVATGIEYRAAVDSGVLPKARNAGIVEYVSANEIKVRRDSDSGLDVYKILKFKRSNQGTCINQKPIVNKGEKVEVNTVLADGPSTDLGEIALGKNIRIGFVTWEGYNYEDAMLISEELVRDDIFTSVHIEEYESEARDTKLGPEEITRDIPNVGEDALKDIDEGGIIRIGAEIRSGDILVGKVTPKGETELTAEERLLRAIFGEKAREVRDTSLRVPHGEAGIIVDVKVFTRENGDELPPGVNELVRCYIAQKRKISVGDKMAGRHGNKGVISRVLPVEDMPFLPDGRPLQICLNPLGVPSRMNIGQVLEVHLGWAASELGWHIATPVFDGAQEEEIEACLIKAGYDADGKTDLYDGRTGEALDSRVTVGYMYILKLHHLVDDKIHARSTGPYSLVTQQPLGGKAQFGGQRFGEMEVWALEAYGSAHTLQEILTVKSDDVVGRVKTYEAIVKGENIPEPGVPESFKVLIKELQALCLNVKVLTDDREEIKIKESVDDEMEELNLNVNIEGSEDVVPESPTEEYVELIDEDEEVDVDINYDEVPLEDFGEDLELNDFNDEH from the coding sequence ATGGTACATCCTGTCCAACTAGGTAAGAGAACAAGAATGAGTTTTTCAAAGATTGCAGAAGTAACTGATATGCCAAATTTAATTGAGATACAGTTAGATTCTTATGATTGGTTTTTGAAAGAGGGACTTCAAGAAGTTTTTGATGATATAAATCCTATTCAAGATTATACGGGAAATCTTGTTCTAGAGTTCGTAGGATACAAACTTGATATAGAAAATATTAAGTATACTGAAGAACAATGTAAAGAAAGAGATACAACTTACGCAGCACCTTTAAAAGTTAAGGTTAGATTGCGTAATAATGAAACAGGTGAAATCAAGGAACAAGAAGTCTTTATGGGAGATTTCCCACTGATGACACCACAAGGAACGTTTGTTATCAACGGTGCAGAAAGAGTTATAGTAAGTCAATTGGTTAGATCACCAGGTGTTTACTACAATTATTCAGTTGACAAGACAGGAAAAAAACTATACTCAGCTACTGTAATTCCAAACAGAGGAGCATGGCTAGAGTATGAAACAGATTCTAACGATATCGTATATATTAGAATCGACAAGACTAGAAAATTGCCAATAAGTATCTTAGCAAGGGCTATGATGGATAATGGTAGTGATTTAGACTTACATCAATTATTGGGTGAAGAAGAAAGATTAAAAGCAACAATAGAAAAAGATAATACTAAAACAAGAGAAGAAGCTTTGATAGAAATATATAAGAGATTAAGACCAGGTGAACCACCTACAGTAGATAGTGCGGTATCTCTTATTGATTCATTATTCTTTGATGCGAAGAGATACGATTTGTCAAGAGTTGGTAGATATAAATTCAATAAAAAATTATCAATTAATCACAGAATTGCAAATCAAATCGCTGCTGAGAATATTGTCAACCCTACAACTGGTGAAGTTATAGTTGAAAAAGATCAAAAAATAGATAGAGAAACAGCTTTAGAAATTCAAAATCTAGGAATTAATGTAGTAGATCTTCAAGTTGAGGATAAAGTAATAAGAGTTATAGGAAATAATTTTGTTAACCTTAATAAAGTAGTTAACTTTGATATTTCTGACCTTAATATTAGGGAAATGGTTCATTATCCAACATTAAAAGAGATACTAGATAATTATAGTGATGAAGATGAGATTAAAGAGCAAATAAAAGCCAATAAAACTAGATTGATACCAAAACATATAATTAAAGATGATATGTATGCTACAGTGAGCTACGAGTTAGGACTAACTTACGATATCGGTTATATTGATGATATTGATCATTTAGGAAATAGACGAATTAGATCTGTAGGGGAACTTTTACAGAATCAATTTAGAATAGGATTATCTAGAATGGAAAGAGTTGTTAAGGAAAGAATGACAATTCAAGACCAAGAAGGAATTACTCCTCAAGCACTTATAAACATAAGACCAGTAGCAGCAGCTATAAAAGAATTTTTTGGAAGTTCTCAACTTTCTCAATTTATGGATCAAACAAATCCATTATCAGAACTTACAAACAAAAGAAGATTATCTGCGCTAGGACCAGGTGGGCTTTCTAGAGAGAGAGCTGGCTTTGAAGTTAGGGACGTTCATTACTCACATTATGGTAGAATGTGTCCAATAGAGACGCCAGAAGGACCCAATATAGGGCTTATTAACTCGCTTGCAAGTTACGCTAAGGTAAATGAATATGGATTTATCGAAACACCATATAGACTTATAGATAAGAAAACATCAATAGTTACAGACAAGATTGTTTATATGACTGCAGATGAAGAAGATTCATATCTAGTAGCACAAGCAAGCGAACCAATTAGTGAAGATGGTACTTTTGTAGATGATAAGGTAACTGTAAGAAAGACAACAGAAATAATGATCGTTCCAAAAAATGAAGTTGATTTAATGGATATATCACCAAGACAAATAGTTTCTGTTGCAACTGCTATGATTCCATTTCTTGAGAATGATGATGCAAGTCGTGCACTTATGGGTTCGAACATGCAGCGTCAAGCAGTACCATTACTCAAATCACAATCTCCAATTGTAGCTACTGGTATAGAATATAGAGCTGCAGTAGATTCTGGTGTTCTTCCGAAAGCTAGAAATGCCGGCATAGTTGAGTACGTAAGTGCTAACGAGATTAAAGTAAGAAGAGATTCAGACAGTGGACTTGATGTTTATAAAATTCTTAAGTTTAAAAGATCAAATCAAGGTACGTGTATAAATCAGAAACCTATAGTTAATAAAGGAGAAAAAGTTGAAGTAAACACTGTTTTAGCAGATGGACCTTCAACAGATCTTGGAGAAATAGCTTTAGGTAAGAACATACGTATTGGGTTTGTAACTTGGGAAGGTTATAATTATGAGGATGCAATGCTAATATCTGAAGAACTTGTTCGTGATGATATATTTACTTCAGTTCATATTGAAGAATACGAATCAGAAGCAAGAGACACTAAGCTTGGACCGGAAGAAATAACTAGAGACATCCCAAATGTTGGAGAAGATGCACTTAAAGACATAGATGAGGGTGGAATAATAAGAATTGGTGCTGAGATAAGATCTGGAGATATCCTTGTGGGAAAAGTAACACCTAAGGGAGAAACAGAGCTTACCGCAGAGGAGAGATTATTAAGAGCAATATTTGGTGAAAAAGCAAGAGAAGTAAGAGATACATCACTTAGGGTACCTCATGGCGAGGCTGGAATAATAGTCGACGTTAAGGTATTCACTAGAGAAAATGGTGATGAACTTCCACCAGGTGTAAATGAACTAGTTAGATGTTATATAGCTCAAAAAAGAAAGATATCTGTAGGCGATAAGATGGCAGGAAGACATGGTAATAAGGGAGTTATCTCAAGAGTATTACCAGTAGAAGATATGCCATTTTTACCAGATGGAAGACCACTTCAAATATGCTTAAATCCACTAGGAGTTCCGTCTCGTATGAATATAGGTCAAGTACTTGAGGTTCATCTAGGATGGGCAGCTAGTGAATTAGGTTGGCACATTGCAACTCCAGTATTTGATGGTGCACAAGAGGAAGAAATTGAAGCGTGCTTGATAAAAGCAGGATATGATGCAGATGGAAAAACTGATTTGTATGATGGACGTACAGGAGAAGCACTTGATAGCAGAGTTACTGTTGGATATATGTATATCTTGAAATTACATCATCTAGTAGATGATAAAATACATGCTAGATCTACAGGACCATATTCTCTAGTAACACAGCAACCATTAGGTGGTAAAGCACAGTTTGGTGGCCAAAGATTTGGAGAAATGGAAGTTTGGGCACTGGAAGCTTATGGTTCAGCTCATACATTGCAAGAGATTCTAACAGTTAAATCTGATGATGTTGTAGGTAGAGTTAAAACATATGAAGCAATTGTTAAGGGTGAAAATATCCCAGAACCAGGTGTGCCTGAATCATTTAAAGTTCTTATAAAAGAACTGCAAGCCTTATGTCTTAATGTTAAGGTTCTTACTGATGATAGAGAAGAAATTAAAATTAAAGAGTCAGTAGACGATGAAATGGAAGAATTAAATCTAAATGTTAACATAGAAGGTTCAGAAGATGTAGTGCCTGAATCGCCAACTGAAGAGTATGTTGAACTTATTGATGAAGATGAAGAAGTAGATGTTGATATAAATTATGATGAAGTACCATTAGAAGATTTTGGTGAAGATTTAGAATTGAATGATTTTAATGATGAACATTAA